A genomic segment from Lates calcarifer isolate ASB-BC8 linkage group LG13, TLL_Latcal_v3, whole genome shotgun sequence encodes:
- the wu:fa19b12 gene encoding uncharacterized protein C9orf40 homolog, with the protein MAKRRAEDTLLHDSPSKRCYRSLRSVDMQLESFPPTGGVSLSPPSLLALLGSRCRKRPYYFEDPEQKQEEAAGLYRKTTQVCDARKHATSVLTVQTSGSFQDRRSSGTLTNLKKRPREGPAGSETAVPKAGDKVADGDTNTEDCTYNSFQYWRVPLPELDLSLLEDVDSHSQTKQKSDVKDSSSDAMET; encoded by the exons ATGGCAAAGAGACGCGCTGAGGACACTCTGCTGCACGACTCTCCCTCCAAAAGATGTTACCGTTCACTTCGCAGTGTTGACATGCAGCTGGAGAGCTTTCCTCCAACCGGGGGTGTGAGCTTGAGCCCTCCATCCCTGCTGGCTTTGTTGGGCAGCCGCTGCAGAAAGAGGCCCTACTACTTCGAAGACCcagaacagaaacaagaagaaGCCGCCGGTCTTTATCGCAAGACCACGCAAGTCTGCGACGCTAGGAAGCATGCAACAAGTGTTTTGACGGTGCAGACTTCTGGAAGCTTCCAGGACCGACGCAGCTCCGGTACACTAACAAATCTCAAAAAACGACCTCGAGAGGGCCCCGCGGGTTCAGAGACTGCTGTTCCTAAAGCTGGTGATAAA GTGGCTGATGGAGACACCAACACTGAAGATTGCACTTACAACTCCTTTCAGTACTGGAGGGTTCCGTTACCTGAACTTGACCTCTCACTGCTAGAGGATGTTGACAGCCATtcccaaacaaaacaaaagtcagaCGTGAAAGACTCTTCGTCTGATGCCATGGAGACCTGA
- the carnmt1 gene encoding carnosine N-methyltransferase isoform X1 — protein MAETGGEGAQGGAYFHKERIKYSPEEEARLERQHFWRIIDAFRFYRVHVQEQVKRAERQFRSLPQHHQNLLPGVLSNLTRISQCADHNQEVLQAIIHNSLDMFENIGYGERVRPDETRLPTAQEDPRKVRPSTTFDMDKLKSTIKQFVRDWSEVGQAERDSCYQPIIQEIQRLFPSDQYDVSKVSVLIPGAGLGRLAWEIARLGYICQGNEWSLFMLFSSNFVLNRCEKVNALTLYPWIHQFSNNKKSSDQIRPIRFPDVNPQSLPLTSDFSMVAGDFVEVYTDADSWDCVATCFFIDTAHNVIEYVETIWKILKPGGVWINLGPLLYHFENMANELSVELSYEDIRTAMVKFGFHIEVEKESMQTTYTENDRSMLRYVYDCVFFVARKPADVYFDCQEDDQQQSSPSAAKSPRREGTDSLT, from the exons ATGGCCGAAACCGGAGGAGAAGGAGCGCAAGGTGGAGCATATTTTcacaaagaaagaataaaatacaGCCCCGAGGAGGAAGCCAGGCTGGAGAGACAGCATTTTTGGAGAATAATCGATGCTTTTAGGTTTTACAG GGTTCATGTCCAGGAGCAGGTCAAGCGAGCTGAGCGTCAGTTTCGGAGCCTACCACAGCACCACCAGAATTTGCTGCCAGGTGTTTTGTCCAACCTGACCCGGATCAGCCAGTGTGCAGACCACAACCAGGAGGTGCTGCAGGCCATCATTCACAACAGCCTTGACATGTTCGAGAACATCGGGTACGGCGAGAGGGTAAGGCCAGACGAAACCAGGTTGCCCACTGCACAG GAGGATCCGAGGAAGGTGCGCCCATCCACTACATTTGACATGGACAAGCTTAAATCCACCATAAAGCAATTTGTCAGAGACTGGAGTGAGGTGGGTCAGGCTGAGAGGGACTCCTGCTACCAGCCCATCATCCAAGAGATCCAAAGACTCTTCCCAAGTGATCAATA TGATGTGTCTAAGGTGAGCGTGCTGATTCCGGGTGCTGGGCTTGGCCGTCTAGCCTGGGAGATTGCCCGCCTGGGTTATATATGCCAGGGCAACGAATGGAGCCTCTTCATGCTCTTCTCCTCAAACTTTGTTCTCAACAG GTGTGAAAAGGTGAACGCTCTGACCCTGTACCCTTGGATCCACCAGTTCAGCAACAACAAGAAATCCTCTGACCAAATACGACCAATCAGATTCCCTGATGTCAACCCACAGAGCTTACCACTAACTTCAGACTTCTCCATGGTAGCAGGGGACTTTGTGGAGGTCTACACTGATGCAG ATTCCTGGGACTGTGTGGCTACCTGCTTCTTTATAGATACAGCTCACAATGTCATAGAGTATGTGGAGACCATCTGGAAGATTCTTAAGCCTGGTGGAGTGTGGATCAACCTGG GTCCACTGCTGTATCACTTTGAGAACATGGCCAATGAGCTCTCAGTGGAACTTAGCTACGAAGACATTAGGACAGCAATGGTTAAATTTGGCTTCCACATTGAG GTGGAGAAAGAGTCGATGCAGACCACCTACACAGAGAACGACCGCTCTATGTTGAGATACGTTTATGACTGTGTCTTCTTTGTGGCACGAAAACCTGCAGACGTATACTTTGATTGTCAAGAAGACGACCAACAACAGAGCTCTCCATCGGCGGCAAAGTCACCACGAAGAGAGGGCACTGACAGCCTGACGTGA
- the carnmt1 gene encoding carnosine N-methyltransferase isoform X2, with translation MAETGGEGAQGGAYFHKERIKYSPEEEARLERQHFWRIIDAFRFYRVHVQEQVKRAERQFRSLPQHHQNLLPGVLSNLTRISQCADHNQEVLQAIIHNSLDMFENIGYGEREDPRKVRPSTTFDMDKLKSTIKQFVRDWSEVGQAERDSCYQPIIQEIQRLFPSDQYDVSKVSVLIPGAGLGRLAWEIARLGYICQGNEWSLFMLFSSNFVLNRCEKVNALTLYPWIHQFSNNKKSSDQIRPIRFPDVNPQSLPLTSDFSMVAGDFVEVYTDADSWDCVATCFFIDTAHNVIEYVETIWKILKPGGVWINLGPLLYHFENMANELSVELSYEDIRTAMVKFGFHIEVEKESMQTTYTENDRSMLRYVYDCVFFVARKPADVYFDCQEDDQQQSSPSAAKSPRREGTDSLT, from the exons ATGGCCGAAACCGGAGGAGAAGGAGCGCAAGGTGGAGCATATTTTcacaaagaaagaataaaatacaGCCCCGAGGAGGAAGCCAGGCTGGAGAGACAGCATTTTTGGAGAATAATCGATGCTTTTAGGTTTTACAG GGTTCATGTCCAGGAGCAGGTCAAGCGAGCTGAGCGTCAGTTTCGGAGCCTACCACAGCACCACCAGAATTTGCTGCCAGGTGTTTTGTCCAACCTGACCCGGATCAGCCAGTGTGCAGACCACAACCAGGAGGTGCTGCAGGCCATCATTCACAACAGCCTTGACATGTTCGAGAACATCGGGTACGGCGAGAGG GAGGATCCGAGGAAGGTGCGCCCATCCACTACATTTGACATGGACAAGCTTAAATCCACCATAAAGCAATTTGTCAGAGACTGGAGTGAGGTGGGTCAGGCTGAGAGGGACTCCTGCTACCAGCCCATCATCCAAGAGATCCAAAGACTCTTCCCAAGTGATCAATA TGATGTGTCTAAGGTGAGCGTGCTGATTCCGGGTGCTGGGCTTGGCCGTCTAGCCTGGGAGATTGCCCGCCTGGGTTATATATGCCAGGGCAACGAATGGAGCCTCTTCATGCTCTTCTCCTCAAACTTTGTTCTCAACAG GTGTGAAAAGGTGAACGCTCTGACCCTGTACCCTTGGATCCACCAGTTCAGCAACAACAAGAAATCCTCTGACCAAATACGACCAATCAGATTCCCTGATGTCAACCCACAGAGCTTACCACTAACTTCAGACTTCTCCATGGTAGCAGGGGACTTTGTGGAGGTCTACACTGATGCAG ATTCCTGGGACTGTGTGGCTACCTGCTTCTTTATAGATACAGCTCACAATGTCATAGAGTATGTGGAGACCATCTGGAAGATTCTTAAGCCTGGTGGAGTGTGGATCAACCTGG GTCCACTGCTGTATCACTTTGAGAACATGGCCAATGAGCTCTCAGTGGAACTTAGCTACGAAGACATTAGGACAGCAATGGTTAAATTTGGCTTCCACATTGAG GTGGAGAAAGAGTCGATGCAGACCACCTACACAGAGAACGACCGCTCTATGTTGAGATACGTTTATGACTGTGTCTTCTTTGTGGCACGAAAACCTGCAGACGTATACTTTGATTGTCAAGAAGACGACCAACAACAGAGCTCTCCATCGGCGGCAAAGTCACCACGAAGAGAGGGCACTGACAGCCTGACGTGA